GGAACCCGGCGAGACTGTGAAATCGCCATAAACGATGACTGGCTGACGAGCGGCCTCGGCCGTCGCCACGAAAATTCCCTCGTACACCTGCAGTTCGCTCATTCCTGCTTTTACATTGGTTCGAGCCCAGGCTTGGCCCGCCTCGCCCAGTCGCATGCACTTTTTCAGGAGTTCGATCTCATCGGCATATTTGGCTCGTCGCATCTCTCCAACGGTTGTTAGAACCCGAGTGCAGGCCGGATCGCCGAGACTATCGTGAATCCGGCCGCCGAATTTGACGACGGTTTCGCGAAGAATGAGTCGGCGTGGACCTTGGCCGGCGCTTTTGCCGTCGTACCAGATGATCGGGGTGCGCTGTTCGACACAGGCTTCATTGACCGATTTGGGGAGACGGTGGTCGTGAAACAACTGGGCCGTGCCATCGTTTTCGATGACCAGAATACCGCCGAAGTCAGCTCCCAGGCTGAAGGGATCGACCGAAAAATTCGCCAAGTAACGCAAATTGATAGGATCGCTGAGGACCAGCGGTCCGGTATGCGTCTCTTTCAGGAGTTCCATCAGTTTCTTACGGCGGGCCAGGCAGAGGTCTTTGGTGAGCATGAGTTAAGTCTCTCGCGAACTTGGCGGTTTTGTAAGATAGCCTCTTCGAATTGTACGATCCTGCTGAAACTCAAGCGACAATGACTCAAGAACTGTTGGATAAACGGGAAGAGCGGATTCGCCGGATGTTTGGTGAAATCGCTCCCTGGTACGATTTTCTCAATCATTTCCTCAGTCTGAACATCGATAAACGCTGGAGAAGGAAAACGACTCGCCGAGTTCCCGTGAAGGAAGGCCCGTTGTTGGATCTCTGCACGGGGACAGGGGATCTGGCTTTAACCTATCGCAACAGTACCGTAAAGCCTGTGCATATTGTCGGGACCGATCTCTGCGCCGAAATGCTGGTCCGGGCCCAGGTGAAAGCGGCGAAAAATCGGGCGAATATCGACTTTATCGAGGCCGATTCGCAGCATTTGCCTTTCCCGGATAACACATTTGAGGTGACAACGGTCTCCTTCGGTCTGCGGAACATTACCGATCCGCATCAAGGACTTGCCGAGATGGTTCGGGTGACGAAACCGGGTGGAAAGGTGGCCGTGTTGGAATTTTCCAAACCGAGGAATCGGTTGCTCGGGGGAATTTACAGTTTCTATTTTCGACGAATTCTTCCGAAGATTGGGCAGTGGTTGTCGAAAAGCCGGGATAATGCTTATTCTTATCTTCCTGCAAGTGTCCTTCAGTTTCCGGATGGTAAAGATCTGGTTGCCTGGATGGAAAAAGCGGGTTTGAAGTCGGTCACTTTTGAGCCGCTGACCTTCGGGGTGGCAACGCTCTACATCGGCCAAAAATAAGGATTGTTTCGGCGCGAAATTAGGGTTAAGC
The genomic region above belongs to Telmatocola sphagniphila and contains:
- the ubiE gene encoding bifunctional demethylmenaquinone methyltransferase/2-methoxy-6-polyprenyl-1,4-benzoquinol methylase UbiE; this translates as MTQELLDKREERIRRMFGEIAPWYDFLNHFLSLNIDKRWRRKTTRRVPVKEGPLLDLCTGTGDLALTYRNSTVKPVHIVGTDLCAEMLVRAQVKAAKNRANIDFIEADSQHLPFPDNTFEVTTVSFGLRNITDPHQGLAEMVRVTKPGGKVAVLEFSKPRNRLLGGIYSFYFRRILPKIGQWLSKSRDNAYSYLPASVLQFPDGKDLVAWMEKAGLKSVTFEPLTFGVATLYIGQK
- a CDS encoding M24 family metallopeptidase, producing MLTKDLCLARRKKLMELLKETHTGPLVLSDPINLRYLANFSVDPFSLGADFGGILVIENDGTAQLFHDHRLPKSVNEACVEQRTPIIWYDGKSAGQGPRRLILRETVVKFGGRIHDSLGDPACTRVLTTVGEMRRAKYADEIELLKKCMRLGEAGQAWARTNVKAGMSELQVYEGIFVATAEAARQPVIVYGDFTVSPGSSKRGGPPTDHILQDGETLILDYSCVLFGYRSDFTNTLVVGGKPTPAQQNLMDLSKAAMAAGEGMLKAGQSCKAVYDAVRGVFETAKLAGNFPHHAGHGLGLQHPEAPFFVEKADETLIAGDVVTLEPGLYVDNVGGVRIEHNYLITASGYERLSYHTIDLV